GTTAGACCTGATAGAGCTTTCAGGAGTGGGAAGGGTAAGGGCCAGAAGCCTGTACGATGCAGGGTATACCAGCCGCGAAAAGCTAAAGGGTGCCGACCTGAAGAGCCTTGCCGCGATACCCGCGATAGGAGAAAAGCTCGCTGCCGGCATATTGGGCCAGCTTGGAAGAAAGGTCGACCATGTGGCGCCTGAAGAGCCGGAGCAAACCAGGACCGGACAGAGCACCCTTTTCAGCTTCGATGAATAATTTTATCTTTTTTGACCACGATTATGGTTTGATGACGGACGTCCTTATCACCGGCGGAAAAGCTAACATATCCGACGTGAGATCATTTTTAAAGTCTCTGGCTGAGATCGGCAAAAAATATGGCATTATCGTGCAGGCTGTAAACGCAGATAGAGTGGCAGGCCGCCCCCATATGGAGTTCTCTGTGATAAAAGCCGTGGAGTCCTTTAAGAATAACAGGAATCTCGCGAGAGATATGGGTATGGAGGTAATGCTATACCTCAGGGGAAGAAGGCAGATAGAGAAAGCTCTCGAGATGGGCGTTAAAGAGGGCGGGAACAATATCGCCATAGCCATTATAGGCGAAGGCGCGGAAAAAGCCCTTCAGGAAGTGCAGGCCAGGCTTGACGTCGTGGATGAAAGCGTCGTGGACTACACTCATGACAAAGATGAGACTCTGATGAAATTGTTTGAGATAACGCCTGCCGAACTGGAGATCGTCGGTAAGGAAAGGATACCGGAACTCGTAAAAGAAAGGTCGGCGCTGCTCGAGTTCGAAAAGTAAAAAGGCTGGTGTTTTATCGATTTTCACCACAAAGGCAACGAAGTGCACTAAACTGTTAACCACGAAGCGCACAAAGGCGAACAAGGAACACGGCATCCAACCACAAAGCGCACAAAGGCGAACAAGGAACACAAAGTACCTCTTTTAGAAGATGATCATTTTTTAAAAAAAAATTGTGCACCTTCGTCGCCTTCGTGCGCTTCGTGGTTAACAGTTTAGTGCACCTTCGTCGCCTTCGTGCGCTTCGTGGTTAACAGTATAGTGCACCTTCGTCGCCTTCGTGCGCTTCGTGGTTAACAGTATAGTGCACCTTCGTCGCCTTCGTGCGCTTCGTGGTTAACAGTTTAGTGCACCTTCGTCGCCTTCGTGCGCTTCGTGGTTAACAGTTTAGTGCACCTTCGTCGCCTTCGTGCGCTAGTGGATAAAAATGTGTTAAGATCAACCAGGAGTCTTTTCATTTAAAATTTTATAGTCTGATCATTCATCTGCCTTAACGATTATTCTCTCCGGGCAGGAAAAGACTTTCACTTTCTCTTTATCTGCAAAGCATGCCAGGGTCAGGTTCGCCCTGAGCGCGCAGTCAATGCCCGAGCTAATAGGCGCGGCTTTTGATACGACTAGAGGGATCCCTACGCGGATAGCTTTCATGACCATGCCTGCGGGCTGTCTCCCCGATGACAGCAGGAACATTTTACTAAGATCGTCACCTGCGAGGCTTGCAGCCCCGACTACCTTATCTATGGCGTTGTGCCTGCCGACGTCCAGTGCCCTGTATTTTAGGTTACCGTCTGCATCTATGAGGCATGCGGTGTGGGCGCCGCGGGTGATGTCGTGTGTCTCGGAGTACAGGAACTTGAGGCTGTTCAGTATGGTGTTTATTGAGAACCTTTGACCGGGAGGTATTCTGATACCGTCGTCCCGGTTTCCCCTTACGACCCCTATTCCGGCAGAGCGTATCTCGAACATGATGTCCGTTCGTTCAAAGGACTTCACTCTGACGTCTACGCAGCCGTTTTCTTCTTTTACGGAGAGTATATCGTTCATGGACTCTACGACGCCTTCCGTCAGCAGGTATCCTACTGCAAGTTCTTTATGATCTTCCGGGGTGGTAACGATCGAGGATAGTTTCATGCCGTTAATAAGAAGCTCGATCGACTGTTCGACGATCACCGGGTCGGATGTCTCGGTCCTGCCTTCCCGGGTGATCTTGATGGAAGAATATTCTTTGACGGTATCCATGGACATCACACAAAAATATAAGGCTATAATGTGCATATGAATGCTTAATGGCTAATAAATCATTCCTCACTAAAAGACAAATAATGGTGCTCAGGTTAAGGCAGGCCGGGCTTACCCAGGAAGACATTGCGAGGCGAATGAAGACGACTCGTGCCAATATTAGCCTTATAGAGAAACGTGCCCGCGAGAATATCGAGCGCTCCAAAGAGACGCTAAAGGAGTGGAACAGTATCATCTCGCCGGTCAAGATCGCCATAAAGAAAGGCACTGACGTCATGAACGTGCCTGAGATTGTGTTCTCTGAAGCAGATAAGTCTAATATTCATGTCAGGACAGATTCGCTCGACCTTATAACCAGGATAAAGAAAGAAAAAGGAACGATCATATCAAACCGTATACTTCTGGATGATATCGAAGTCGATATAAACGTCACCGGAGAGGTGACCATAGTATAATGGAGATATTCGCCCTTGACGTCGGCTCGGGCACACAGGACGTTCTTGTGATCGATGATAAGTTAAAGGATTTTAAGGCCAAGGTGGTCATGCCGGCTCCCACCAGGCTTTTTGCTTCCGGGATAAGGAAGGCCGGCAAAGATATCTTTTGTGACGGGTATACTATGGGAGGCGGTGCCATATCGATGGCGCTGGTCAACCATGCTAAAAAATTCAGAGTGGTGATGACAGAGGATGCTGCGCGCACGGTGAGGGATGACCTCGAGCAGGTCAAAGAGCGCGGCATTGAGATCGGCGCCGAAGCCGATATGAGGGAAGACTACTCGAAGTTCACGCTCCGCGATGTGGATATGGATTCGTTCAGGTCTTCATTTAAGGCCATGAACTATGAGCTTCCCGGCCCCCGGGATCTTGTTGTTGCGGTAGCTGTGCAGGACCATGGCTCCGCGCCAAAAGGAATGAGCGACAGGGAGTTCCGGTTCGAACAGATAGCAGGCATAATAAAAAAAGGAGCCACTTTCAGGGATTTTATCATCACCAGAGAAACTCCGGTATTTACGAGAGCCAGCGCTGTCATAAGGTCCCTGCATGACCAGGGATACCATAACGTCCTTGTCATGGACACGAAGATAGCCGGGATATTCGGCGGAATGTACGGGGCGAAGCTGCCAGCCATTGTGATGGATGTCGGGAACGGCCACACCACTGCCGCATCGATAACTGAGGACGGCTCTATCGTCGGGATTTTCGAGCATCACACGTTCTCTTTAACGCCGAATAAAATGAAAGACTATATTGAGAGGCTTGCGAACGCAACTCTGACCAACGAAGAGATATTCAACGACGGCGGGCATGGAGCATATGTCCGGGAGCCAATAAGCCCGGAATCCATAATAGTGACCGGGCCCAGAAGGATGCAGGCAGAGGAGACCGGCCTTAATATTAGATATGCGACGCCCCTTGAAGATGTTTACATGGTCGGCCCGGTGGGAATGGTCCGTGCTTATCAGGATATGAAGGGTATATAGGAGTCAGTCCCGTTTATTCATGGTTTTAATATATCTTCTCTTTCACCACAAAGGCAACTAAGTACACGGTTTTTTCACCATGAAGGGCGCTAAGGGCTCGAGGGTACACTAGCTTCCACCACAAAGCGCACAAAGGCAAACAAGGGTACACAAAGGACTTTTTTAGAAAGTAACATATACTTATAAAATTGTGGACCCTCGAGCCCTTAGCGCCCTTCGTGGTGAAAAATAGTGGTCCCTGGAGCCCATAGAGCGCTTCGTGGTGAAAAATAGTGTACCTTAGTTGCCTTTGTGATGAGCTTGATTAAAGATGAACCAGTATGCACAGTAATAAATTACAGGACAGAACACCTAGGTCAATATAAGTACAACTAGCATGACCACGAGTAAAATAATGAACGCCTTCCTTTGATTCTCGGTCAATAACCTTCCTTTTAAAAAAGACGAGCTTAGAACGAGGAGCAGTAGGAGGCCGATGATCTCGACAATGGTTCGTCCTGTGATAGCCATGTTTATCGGAAATCGTTTAGTCCGAATGATAAATAGCTTTTCTCATAGGTCATTATAAATAAAGTAAAAAAGTCGCAGGCTTATTTTTGTGCTTGCGGCATTATAGCCGGAGCCTGTTTCTGCTTAGTCTTTACGCCGATCTCATCGTCAAGCCCGAACGTGAGCAGGAAAGATAGGATGGTGAACAGTATGCAGAACAGGAACGCCGCCTGTAAGCCCCATACATCCCCCAGGAATCCCACAAGCACAGGCCCTCCGCCGTCGCCTACCTCCTTGAACGTCCCTGAAAGCCCCATGACCGTGCCCATGATCGCTGCAGGTGCGGCGTATGCGAGATAGGAGTTCGATACTACCCATAGGGCTGCTATGCCTGTGCCCGAAAGTATCACGGCTGCGAACCATACCGGAGCCGAAGGTATCAGAGTGATCATCAGCAATGCGGACGTTAAGAGAATGGACCCGATGAACAGCGGAAGCCTCGAGCCGTATGTGTCGGCGAACTTTCCGCAGTAGTATTGAGCGAGGACGTATACCACGGCCTGGACGCCTAGTATCAGGCCGGTCGTGCCCGTGTCGATGCCCTTCGATGAGCCGTACACGGGAAGGAAGGATATTATAGAATAA
The nucleotide sequence above comes from Methanooceanicella nereidis. Encoded proteins:
- the cgi121 gene encoding KEOPS complex subunit Cgi121, giving the protein MTDVLITGGKANISDVRSFLKSLAEIGKKYGIIVQAVNADRVAGRPHMEFSVIKAVESFKNNRNLARDMGMEVMLYLRGRRQIEKALEMGVKEGGNNIAIAIIGEGAEKALQEVQARLDVVDESVVDYTHDKDETLMKLFEITPAELEIVGKERIPELVKERSALLEFEK
- the fdhD gene encoding formate dehydrogenase accessory sulfurtransferase FdhD is translated as MSMDTVKEYSSIKITREGRTETSDPVIVEQSIELLINGMKLSSIVTTPEDHKELAVGYLLTEGVVESMNDILSVKEENGCVDVRVKSFERTDIMFEIRSAGIGVVRGNRDDGIRIPPGQRFSINTILNSLKFLYSETHDITRGAHTACLIDADGNLKYRALDVGRHNAIDKVVGAASLAGDDLSKMFLLSSGRQPAGMVMKAIRVGIPLVVSKAAPISSGIDCALRANLTLACFADKEKVKVFSCPERIIVKADE
- a CDS encoding Tfx family DNA-binding protein; its protein translation is MANKSFLTKRQIMVLRLRQAGLTQEDIARRMKTTRANISLIEKRARENIERSKETLKEWNSIISPVKIAIKKGTDVMNVPEIVFSEADKSNIHVRTDSLDLITRIKKEKGTIISNRILLDDIEVDINVTGEVTIV
- a CDS encoding DUF1786 domain-containing protein; this translates as MEIFALDVGSGTQDVLVIDDKLKDFKAKVVMPAPTRLFASGIRKAGKDIFCDGYTMGGGAISMALVNHAKKFRVVMTEDAARTVRDDLEQVKERGIEIGAEADMREDYSKFTLRDVDMDSFRSSFKAMNYELPGPRDLVVAVAVQDHGSAPKGMSDREFRFEQIAGIIKKGATFRDFIITRETPVFTRASAVIRSLHDQGYHNVLVMDTKIAGIFGGMYGAKLPAIVMDVGNGHTTAASITEDGSIVGIFEHHTFSLTPNKMKDYIERLANATLTNEEIFNDGGHGAYVREPISPESIIVTGPRRMQAEETGLNIRYATPLEDVYMVGPVGMVRAYQDMKGI